In a genomic window of Phaeodactylum tricornutum CCAP 1055/1 chromosome 6, whole genome shotgun sequence:
- a CDS encoding predicted protein, with product MNSHTEASTDLPRPEESLTTTTTNVIAVDADRPVVETLAESATEIHSNDDDERASLNVVPSPRRRIVRRRVPIREPSPGVPPTAHGSHAAGNVFRIRVHSNNNDNNNRHTVSVAWASAQSPSLTTTSSNGVIASGGSHGDAPEGTANENAPASLSSSIRPSRLSTATGIGRAVPVQPTTTTTTTATPPTSTPQQQRQQFHIRIGSEHFNRLRQSHRRQLRVQPPDSLPLAGIAPGYDATLHVTIPSLEPQILPDAKQLCRDIPADGNDSLERFRCDICTEFLQTPTTCGRCTGRFCHACLERALARSSLTVNGSDEDTGSCPTCRDPVPANVLLQTDTALQQAMQQAPLLPCRYQGCTEQLALAQVAVHEASCPHVRCSCRFVDWGCDWTGTRRDLPQHELSCDLAKVDTLIQRHRILQAEYRVRVEGLETQLQAVGHELGIQRQYVRQSRQLSLYNPLDVYRLCVTILCATPQFMATKDWWATLYNPAEKHTAINNLLTLLPTSLVTLRTVWDCFRVQERLLWGITEDHILPPIHPDLDVLDVALVLVLVGLLACLMVMCLYLDQESSQRWKVHNFPNLVPFPVFGALFTVSLIVLYSVVIDFYGGGLYASFLWLRIVVATLLFPAIVSSCLLSAAQTPLFGTGRVYKPLLVGLLFGFTFSFFGFQTTGDALAILQLVLHWKVAERWIAGSGVLTPLPVGLSCLYLSLRVGQWKFHEGTTWMWLLATLSILSNLALVFNLPYLGQAISESLMRGAQASLTAGPSRQPDGSPIGCAVAIAWGMTLLSIAVSF from the coding sequence ATGAACTCCCACACGGAAGCCTCCACGGACCTCCCTCGACCGGAGGAATCgttgacgacaacgacgacgaacgtCATTGCCGTCGACGCGGACCGTCCCGTCGTCGAGACACTCGCCGAGTCGGCAACGGAAATACActccaacgacgacgatgaaagAGCATCTCTCAACGTTGTTCCGTCCCCACGACGCCGCATCGTACGACGTCGGGTGCCGATTCGTGAGCCCAGTCCGGGCGTTCCGCCGACGGCGCACGGAAGCCACGCGGCAGGGAACGTATTCCGCATTCGCGTGcactccaacaacaacgatAACAACAATCGACACACGGTTAGTGTGGCATGGGCTTCCGCACAATCTCCGTCTTTGACAACGACGTCGTCGAATGGTGTGATCGCGAGTGGTGGATCGCACGGAGACGCTCCGGAAGGGACAGCAAACGAAAACGCACCAGCCTCCCTTTCCAGCTCGATACGTCCCTCGCGACTATCCACTGCCACAGGAATCGGACGTGCCGTTCCCGTACAACCCACCACAAccacgacaacgacagcaactcCACCTACTTCAACTCCACaacaacagcgacaacaaTTTCACATACGCATTGGATCGGAACACTTCAACCGTCTCCGACAAAGCCACCGTCGACAGCTCCGCGTGCAACCTCCCGACAGCCTTCCGCTAGCCGGAATTGCTCCGGGGTACGACGCGACTTTACACGTCACCATCCCGTCACTCGAGCCACAGATCTTACCCGATGCCAAGCAGCTTTGCCGAGACATTCCGGCGGATGGCAACGACAGCCTCGAACGCTTCCGTTGCGATATTTGTACCGAATTTCTGCAAACACCCACTACCTGCGGACGCTGTACGGGAAGATTCTGCCACGCATGCCTGGAACGTGCACTCGCCCGCTCgtcgctcacagtcaacggcAGTGACGAAGACACCGGGTCCTGTCCTACCTGTCGGGACCCGGTCCCCGCCAACGTCCTGCTCCAAACCGACACTGCCCTGCAGCAGGCAATGCAACAAGCTCCGCTTTTACCCTGTCGCTACCAAGGGTGTACGGAACAACTCGCACTTGCCCAAGTAGCAGTCCACGAGGCGTCCTGTCCTCACGTGCGGTGTTCCTGCCGCTTCGTGGACTGGGGTTGCGACTGGACTGGGACCCGTCGCGATCTACCGCAACACGAACTCTCTTGCGACCTGGCCAAGGTGGATACACTCATCCAACGTCACCGCATACTGCAAGCCGAATATCGAGTGCGTGTCGAAGGACTGGAGACGCAGTTGCAAGCCGTGGGTCATGAACTGGGCATTCAACGCCAGTATGTACGCCAATCGCGACAACTCTCTCTTTATAACCCGCTGGACGTGTACCGCTTGTGTGTGACCATTTTGTGTGCCACTCCCCAGTTTATGGCCACCAAGGATTGGTGGGCAACACTCTACAATCCCGCAGAAAAGCACACCGCGATCAACAACCTCCTCACCCTGCTCCCGACCTCTTTGGTCACATTGCGAACGGTGTGGGATTGTTTCCGTGTGCAAGAGCGCCTTCTATGGGGTATTACGGAGGATCACATCTTGCCTCCAATCCATCCAGACCTTGACGTGCTGGATGTGGCTTTAGTGCTTGTCCTCGTTGGTCTCTTGGCATGTCTTATGGTCATGTGCTTGTATCTCGACCAAGAATCGAGCCAGCGTTGGAAAGTACACAATTTTCCTAATTTGGTCCCATTCCCAGTGTTTGGTGCGCTCTTTACCGTCTCGTTGATTGTACTGTACAGTGTGGTGATTGACTTTTACGGAGGGGGACTCTACGCGAGCTTTTTGTGGCTGCGAATCGTCGTGGCGACGCTACTGTTTCCAGCAATTGTAAGTTCGTGTTTGCTATCCGCAGCGCAAACTCCGCTCTTCGGCACTGGACGAGTCTACAAGCCGCTTCTGGTTGGTCTGCTGTTCGGGTTcaccttttctttctttggatTCCAAACAACCGGGGATGCCCTGGCTATTCTCCAACTGGTCTTGCACTGGAAGGTTGCCGAACGCTGGATTGCTGGAAGTGGTGTTTTGACGCCGTTGCCAGTGGGACTGTCTTGTCTGTATCTATCACTACGGGTCGGACAGTGGAAGTTTCACGAAGGCACCACCTGGATGTGGCTATTGGCGACTTTATCGATTCTGTCCAATTTGGCACTCGTCTTCAATCTACCTTACCTGGGACAGGCAATCAGTGAGTCATTGATGCGTGGAGCCCAAGCATCCCTCACTGCCGGCCCTTCGCGACAGCCCGATGGCAGTCCAATAGGATGCGCCGTGGCGATAGCCTGGGGTATGACGCTCCTGTCAATTGCTGTTtccttttga
- a CDS encoding predicted protein codes for PRLYWLDEYGSLQTVPYGAHGHGANFILSILDQGYRPDLDRQQAADLLRRCFAQLRTRYVINS; via the coding sequence CCGCGGCTGTATTGGTTGGACGAGTACGGTTCGTTGCAAACAGTACCATACGGTGCCCACGGACACGGAGCCAATTTCATTTTGTCTATTCTGGATCAGGGCTACCGACCAGATCTGGATCGACAACAAGCCGCGGACCTGTTGCGCCGGTGCTTTGCACAGTTGCGTACACGCTACGTGATTAATTCT
- a CDS encoding predicted protein produces the protein MNSVVKPDGGESHPLEESRSLEAMLSGTTSVETFFQTFWQRACGYFPNTFLDSPPKAESMSRCAWNKERVEQNAYHELVRNGWSVLVQLLETSRNRPEHDADLSHQSIPLLFRDQTTLTLEEQVLYDDSLFAAFLDGCSVVTNHADRRSPWIAALCEDLQASFPHVYANTYLTPPGSQTVPAHADDRDVFVIQLVGCKAWKIYRNIPVPYPYSHEQVGKGELEVPGQVLDGPVLTDRVLAPGDVLYMPRGYVHEAHAVDGGPSFHVTVALATQDWTLAGLVTAATEASLTQQRSYRQAVPRCFGRRSFESIAVDDKQSLQKQLDDAFRILREKITVESVHNNLRTKFDRHNQRALETRRRLVLEASLNALCVENTLPGGVVGRQAADGVLWTTAIRCSTVDERATLPISAKPRGLNVREECCDFIMDILQLVKRNSGKAYRVSELRALLPATSNAIAVCDLTILCFAKQCVELGAFSVVRM, from the coding sequence ATGAACAGTGTCGTAAAGCCTGATGGAGGGGAATCGCACCCCCTAGAGGAATCCCGCTCCCTCGAAGCCATGTTGAGCGGCACTACAAGCGTCGAGACGTTCTTCCAAACGTTTTGGCAAAGAGCCTGCGGTTACTTTCCCAATACGTTTCTGGACAGTCCGCCGAAAGCAGAAAGCATGTCACGCTGTGCTTGGAACAAGGAACGAGTTGAGCAGAATGCGTATCACGAACTTGTGCGAAACGGGTGGAGTGTTTTGGTACAGCTTCTGGAAACGAGCCGCAATCGCCCGGAGCACGACGCCGACCTTTCCCATCAATCGATACCTCTCCTATTTCGAGACCAAACGACGCTCACTCTTGAAGAGCAAGTCTTGTACGACGACAGTCTTTTTGCTGCGTTTCTGGACGGATGCTCGGTAGTGACGAATCATGCGGATCGACGATCCCCCTGGATCGCGGCGCTCTGCGAGGATTTGCAAGCATCTTTTCCCCACGTCTACGCCAACACATATTTGACGCCACCTGGTTCCCAAACAGTTCCTGCCCACGCGGACGACCGAGATGTTTTCGTTATACAACTCGTCGGTTGCAAAGCTTGGAAGATTTACCGAAATATCCCCGTGCCGTATCCGTATAGTCACGAGCAAGTCGGCAAAGGGGAACTGGAGGTGCCCGGCCAAGTTTTGGACGGACCAGTATTGACCGATCGAGTACTCGCACCAGGAGATGTCTTGTATATGCCTCGAGGTTACGTGCACGAGGCCCATGCGGTCGACGGCGGACCCAGTTTCCACGTCACGGTGGCGTTAGCGACGCAGGACTGGACTTTGGCGGGTCTCGTCACCGCCGCTACCGAAGCTTCCTTAACGCAGCAACGCAGCTATCGCCAGGCCGTGCCTCGGTGTTTTGGGCGACGGTCGTTCGAATCTATTGCAGTCGATGACAAACAAAGTTTACAGAAGCAACTGGATGACGCGTTTCGGATACTCCGGGAGAAGATTACGGTAGAGTCCGTACACAATAATCTACGGACCAAGTTTGATCGTCACAATCAACGCGCCCTGGAAACTCGTCGTCGACTCGTATTGGAGGCGTCGCTAAATGCTCTTTGCGTGGAAAATACGTTACCTGGAGGTGTGGTGGGAAGGCAGGCCGCGGATGGAGTCCTTTGGACAACCGCGATACGATGCAGCACTGTGGACGAAAGAGCGACCCTACCTATTTCAGCAAAGCCACGCGGTTTGAACGTACGGGAAGAGTGCTGCGATTTTATTATGGACATTCTACAACTTGTCAAGCGAAATTCCGGCAAAGCCTACAGGGTAAGCGAGCTCCGGGCGCTCCTGCCGGCAACCAGTAACGCAATCGCTGTATGCGACTTGACAATTTTGTGCTTCGCGAAACAATGCGTTGAGTTGGGAGCGTTTTCCGTAGTTCGCATGTAA
- a CDS encoding predicted protein, protein MSRFARGLFTATTVAMANRAMCNVLYNRSYVQESYELDAMVEKMSPGFLAALENNNGIEVPRPDGSEYTVGSYEWCNSYASDELSDYDWDAACEKADISAELDVIVETVSPGFWGNYSLHHKEQVIRGSNTSNFRDDPYEWCSSEVADKLDDTEWNSKCDSLGRRRLQQAPIIHWHAIATSSASELMIAHHRVPRVNESVRRVKEIGRS, encoded by the exons ATGAGTCGATTCGCGAGGGGGCTTTTTACAGCCACAACTGTGGCAATGGCGAACCGAGCAATGTGCAACGTGTTATACAATCGTTCATACGTTCAAGAGTCCTATGAACTAGATGCCATGGTAGAAAAGATGTCGCCAGGATTTCTGGCGGCGCTGGAAAATAACAATGGCATTGAAGTGCCAAGACCTGACGGCAGCGAGTATACTGTCGGGAGCTATGAGTGGTGCAACAGTTACGCTTCGGACGAGTTAAGTGACTATGATTGGGACGCTGCATGTGAAAAAGC AGACATATCGGCAGAATTAGACGTGATAGTGGAGACGGTGTCCCCTGGCTTCTGGGGCAACTACAGCTTGCACCATAAGGAACAAGTTATACGGGGGTCTAACACCTCGAATTTCCGGGACGATCCGTACGAGTGGTGCAGCTCGGAGGTGGCCGATAAGTTGGATGACACTGAATGGAACTCCAAGTGTGATAGTCTAGGTCGCCGCAGGTTACAACAAGCACCTATAATACACTGGCACGCAATAGCCACGTCATCCGCTAGCGAGCTGATGATCGCACACCACAGGGTACCAAGAGTAAACG AAAGTGTGAGAAGAGTAAAGGAAATAGGCCGTTCATGA
- a CDS encoding predicted protein: MTIKVEQDTLLQVLQNHHQHQSFEPVGPQEDYLVIDFCKPIGSDDFCVEKLRSPTDDEDDSVYTISTASLSDTFSDVDSTCERRVSFAENLVTDVWTRPFTPKEEISDLYYSTMETQRFRQEYRLVRKLLNELSIDPETCPTDNDGLSALISTSQPTARHSISRVVVLHNNKLETFFEPKTAPKKEFTEDFFDNDSFWSGSITWY, encoded by the exons ATGACAATCAAGGTAGAACAAGATACGCTCTTGCAAGTACTGCAAAAtcaccaccaacaccaatCATTCGAACCGGTAGGACCTCAAGAAGACTACCTGGTGATTGACTTCTGCAAGCCGATAGGATCCGACGACTTCTGCGTAGAAAAGCTGCGGAGCCCTAcggacgatgaagacgattcCGTATACACTATTTCGACCGCCTCCTTGTCTGACACGTTCTCCGACGTTGACTCAACCTGCGAGAGAAGAGTATCGTTTGCCGAAAACTTGGTGACGGACGTCTGGACTCGACCATTTACTCCGAAAGAGGAAATCTCTGATCTGTATTACTCTACCATGGAAACCCAACG ATTTCGTCAAGAGTATCGATTGGTACGCAAGCTACTAAACGAGCTATCTATCGATCCCGAGACTTGCCCGACGGACAACGACGGCTTATCCGCGTTGATATCGACGTCTCAACCTACTGCACGTCACTCTATCTCGCGCGTTGTTGTTTTACACAACAATAAGCTCGAGACTTTTTTTGAACCAAAGACGGCTCCCAAAAAGGAGTTTAcggaagactttttcgacaaCGACTCGTTCTGGAGTGGATCTATCACATGGTACTAG